Proteins from a genomic interval of Lolium perenne isolate Kyuss_39 chromosome 1, Kyuss_2.0, whole genome shotgun sequence:
- the LOC127317349 gene encoding uncharacterized protein At5g01610, whose translation MMLPLLLLLLAVAGSAAAEKTAYEALADFDFPPGIIPKGVVSYTLDNATGDFTAHLDMKSTCEFSIQGSYSLRYKPNISGRISVDKLTNLEGVSVKILFFWVNIIEVTRSGDNLGFSVGIASAEFGLDNFLECPTCGCGFDCNGLQLPAEPSLRLRGAF comes from the coding sequence ATGATGCTTCCcctcctcctgctcctgctcgCCGTCGCCGGCTCCGCGGCGGCGGAGAAGACGGCGTACGAGGCGCTGGCGGACTTCGACTTCCCGCCGGGCATCATCCCGAAGGGGGTGGTCTCGTACACGCTGGACAACGCGACGGGCGACTTCACGGCGCACCTGGACATGAAATCCACCTGCGAGTTCTCCATCCAGGGCTCCTACTCGCTCCGCTACAAGCCCAACATCAGCGGCCGCATCTCCGTCGACAAGCTCACCAACCTGGAGGGCGTGTCCGTCAAGATCCTCTTCTTCTGGGTCAACATCATCGAGGTCACCCGCAGCGGCGACAACCTCGGCTTCTCCGTCGGCATCGCCTCCGCCGAGTTCGGCCTCGACAACTTCCTCGAGTGCCCCACCTGCGGATGCGGCTTTGACTGCAACGGCCTCCAGCTGCCCGCCGAGCCGAGCCTGCGCCTGCGAGGTGCGTTCTAG
- the LOC139833637 gene encoding serine/threonine-protein phosphatase 7 long form homolog, translated as MVWLLDEEYDRLHRAVHMTEKGTDLQPLKIRYHGTSDIPYDERYTEFIRPTGLLPFISLVSRGGPLMNPSALTALVDRWRPETHTFHLRAGEMAPTLQDVSMILGLPIQGEPLCMNTASDGWRQQMEVLIGRAPPPPADPKKRAPAGASFEWIRTNFGECPEEADEDTRRTYARVYLWYMISRTLFPDSGGKLAHWCWLKALTVLDDRWSWGTAALAYLYRQLDEACRRTGSRTGSGGIGGCMLLLSVWSWDRLSVGRPRVLNERPWPHYPHSPDREPTWAYLWDNVSEMSGDPKIMYMQYTAELDTLTAEQVEWEPYGSYYRIGASMTDLNHKCTEEARFWRMRCPLICMWLVEHHQPQRVMRQFGLYQECPPVWQDTDKALHRLDRQRQRKITNWPVHHSGHIAAFQQCLEAARNAGPEQIVPHDFAAFNNYLEWFHENTRIELVKHAYPEEILDDPIQFDEVGQSQHDTFARRGRSTSIASELNFVRKEIEKTAEECEVMWEQSGTDDKPVGPLRFLRTS; from the exons atggtgtggcttctggatgaagagtacgaccggttgcaccgggctgttcatatgacggagaagggaacggatcttcaacctttgaagattcgttaccatggcacatcggatataccgtatgacgagaggtacacggagttcatccggcctaccggtcttctcccgttcatatcccttgtaagccgtggggggccactcatgaacccctcggcactcaccgcccttgtcgaccggtggaggccggagactcacaccttccacttgagggccggcgagatggcccctactctccaggatgtttccatgatccttggactacctattcagggcgagccactgtgtatgaacacagcttctgatgggtggcgccagcagatggaggtgcttattggcagggctcctccgccgccagcagatccaaagaagagagctcccgccggcgcgtctttcgaatggatcaggactaactttggagaatgcccggaagaggccgacgaggacactcggaggacgtacgcccgcgtgtacttatggtacatgatttcgaggactctctttcctgacagtggggggaagctggcccattggtgttggctgaaggcgctaACGGTGTTGGATGACCgttggagttggggaacagcggcacttgcctacctctaccggcag ttggacgaagcttgtcgcagaactgggagcaggactgggagcggcggtattggtggatgcatgctcctactttccgtatggagctgggaccgcctatcagttgggcggcctagggtactcaacgagaggccatggcctcattacCCTCACTCTcctgatcgggagcccacttgggcatacctttgggacaatgtctcggagatgtcgggcgatccaaagatcatgtacatgcagtacactgcggagttggacactcttaccgctgagcag gtggaatgggagccatatggtagctactaccgtattggcgcgtcgatgactgacctcaaccacaagtgcacggaggaggcgcggttctggcgtatgcgctgcccactcatatgcatgtggcttgttgaacaccaccagccgcaaagagtgatgagacagtttgggctgtatcaggagtgcccaccagtgtggcaagacacggacaaggcgcttcatag gcttgataggcagcggcagaggaagatcacaaattggccagtccatcatagcggccacatcgcagcgttccaacagtgtttggaagcggcacggaatgctggccctgagcagattgtgcctcacgacttcgccgctttcaacaactacctcgagtggttccatgagaacacgcgtatcgagttagttaagcacgcgtatcctgaggagatcttggacgaccccatccagttcgatgaggttgggcaaagccagcacgacacctttgctcgcagaggaagatcgacttctattgcttccgagctgaacttcgtg cggaAGGAGATCGAAAAAACAGCTGAGGAGTGCGAGGTTATGTGGGAGCAGAGCGGGACAGATGACAAGCCTGTCGGACCGTTGcg attcctgaggaCGAGCTAA
- the LOC127317334 gene encoding glyoxysomal fatty acid beta-oxidation multifunctional protein MFP-a isoform X1, with protein sequence MARGTTSMEVRDDGVAVITISNPPVNALSFDVLASLQRDYKEALRRNDVKAIVLTGAKGRFSAGFDINGFTNKPKNDKPWSLSVDFLTGIVEDARKPSVAAIDGVALGGGLEVAMVCHARVSTPSAQLGLPELTLGVIPGMGGTQRLPRLVGLPKALEMMLMSKSIKGVEAQKLGLVDAIVPANELVSTACSCALEILEQKRPWFKSLHRTDRLPDLGEAKEILKFARVQAQKQAANLQHPLVCIDIIEEGILSDPRAVLMKEVLSGNMLQQSQTSKSLRHVFFAQRATSKIPNITNLSLTPRRILKAAIIGGGLMGSGIATALIMSDITVVLKEVNGKFLDAGINRVKANLQNFVKKGRMTKEDYEKKLSLLSGVLDYEQFRDADVVIEAVIEDILLKQQIFSDLERHCNSNCIFATNTSTIDLKLIGQQTACQDRIVGAHFFSPAHVMPLLEIVRTHQTSAQVIVDLLDVAKKIRKTPIVVGSCTGFAVNRMFFPYVQVAGLLVDYGLDIYHIDRVITQFGMPMGPFRLADLAGFGVAVATTKQYYQSYPERCYKSRLTEIMLEDNRTGESSRRGFYLYDDKRKASPDPDIKKYVEKSRIMAGVAQDPKLMKLTDNDIVEMAFFPVVNEACRVLDEGIALKASDLDVASIMGMGFPSYRGGVMFWADSLGSEYVYKRLDAWSKDYGEFFRPCEYLAWRARRGASLAATVAKPRL encoded by the exons ATGGCGAGAGGAACCACCAGCATGGAGGTCCGTGACGACGGAGTCGCCGTCATCACCATCTCCAACCCGCCCGTCAACGCCCTCTCCTTCGACG TCCTAGCTAGCTTGCAGAGAGACTACAAAGAAGCTCTAAGAAGAAATGATGTCAAGGCAATCGTTCTCACTG GAGCCAAAGGGAGGTTTTCAGCAGGATTTGACATAAATGGATTCACAAATAAGCCAA AAAACGACAAGCCCTGGTCCCTCTCCGTTGATTTTTTGACTGGCATAGTAGAAG ATGCTCGGAAACCGTCAGTTGCTGCCATAGATGGCGTTGCTCTAGGTGGTGGCTTAGAGGTTGCAATG GTTTGCCATGCTCGTGTTTCTACACCGTCAGCTCAATTAGGACTACCTGAACTTACACTTGGTGTCATTCCTGGAATGGGAG GAACGCAACGGTTGCCCCGCCTTGTTGGCCTGCCAAAAGCTCTTGAGATGATGTTG ATGTCAAAGTCTATAAAAGGAGTAGAGGCTCAAAAACTCGGTTTAGTTGATGCCATAGTTCCAGCTAATGAGTTGGTCAGCACCGCCTGTTCGTGTGCTCTGGAAATCCTCGAACAGAAAAGACCATGGTTCAAGAGTCTCCATAGAACTGATAGACTTCCAGATCTTGGGGAAGCAAAGGAAATTCTTAAATTTGCTAGAGTTCAAGCCCAAAAGCAGGCTGCTAATCTTCAACATCCATTAGTTTGCATTGACATTATTGAAGAGGGGATACTTTCTGACCCTCGTGCTGTCCTCATGAAG GAAgtgctctctggaaatatgctccAGCAGTCTCAAACAAGCAAAAGCTTGCGACATGTCTTCTTTGCCCAACGTGCGACTTCAAAG ATTCCAAATATTACCAACTTGAGTTTGACACCACGGAGAATACTGAAGGCAGCCATTATTGGGGGAGGTCTAATGGGATCTGGTATTGCAACTGCACTGATAATGAGTGACATCACGGTAGTCTTGAAAGAAGTTAATGGGAAGTTTTTGGATGCTGGAATTAACAGAgttaaag CCAATTTGCAGAATTTTGTCAAGAAGGGGCGAATGACCAAAGAAGATTATGAAAAGAAACTTTCTCTACTCTCCGGTGTTCTTGACTATGAACAATTTAGAGATGCAGATGTGGTCATTGAG GCAGTCATCGAGGATATATTGCTGAAGCAGCAAATATTCTCTGACCTTGAAAGGCACTGTAACTCTAATTGCATATTTGCCACAAACACTTCAACAATAGACCTGAAGTTAATTGGCCAACAGACGGCTTGTCAAGATCGAATTGTTGGTGCCCATTTCTTCAG TCCAGCTCATGTCATGCCACTATTGGAAATAGTTCGTACTCATCAAACTTCCGCACAAGTTATTGTGGATTTGCTAGATGTGGCAAAAAAGATACGGAAAACACCAATTGTTGTTGGGAGCTGCACTGGGTTTGCTGTCAATAGGATGTTTTTCCCTTACGTTCAGGTGGCTGGTTTGCTGGTTGATTATGGTTTGGATATATATCACATAGATCGTGTGATAACACAGTTTGGAATGCCAATGGGACCTTTCCG ATTAGCTGATCTTGCAGGTTTTGGTGTTGCCGTTGCCACCACAAAGCAATATTATCAAAGTTATCCTGAGAGATGTTATAAATCACGGCTTACTGAAATTATGCTTGAGGACAACAGGACAG GTGAATCTTCTCGTAGGGGCTTTTATCTTTATGATGATAAGCGAAAAGCTTCTCCAGATCCTGATATCAAAAAGTATGTGGAGAAATCAAGAATCATGGCAGGTGTTGCACAAGATCCTAAG CTGATGAAACTAACAGACAACGACATTGTTGAGATGGCCTTTTTCCCTGTGGTGAATGAGGCCTGCCGAGTCCTTGATGAGGGGATTGCTCTGAAAGCATCTGATCTTGATGTAGCTTCCATCATGGGAATGGGCTTTCCTTCTTATAG GGGTGGAGTGATGTTTTGGGCTGACTCTCTCGGGTCGGAATATGTGTACAAGAGATTGGATGCTTGGTCCAAGGATTACGGGGAGTTCTTCAGACCCTGTGAATATTTAGCTTGGAGAGCTCGCCGGGGTGCATCCTTG GCTGCCACAGTTGCGAAACCGCGACTCTAA
- the LOC127317334 gene encoding glyoxysomal fatty acid beta-oxidation multifunctional protein MFP-a isoform X2 — protein sequence MAGYDRPSLFCSAVLASLQRDYKEALRRNDVKAIVLTGAKGRFSAGFDINGFTNKPKNDKPWSLSVDFLTGIVEDARKPSVAAIDGVALGGGLEVAMVCHARVSTPSAQLGLPELTLGVIPGMGGTQRLPRLVGLPKALEMMLMSKSIKGVEAQKLGLVDAIVPANELVSTACSCALEILEQKRPWFKSLHRTDRLPDLGEAKEILKFARVQAQKQAANLQHPLVCIDIIEEGILSDPRAVLMKEVLSGNMLQQSQTSKSLRHVFFAQRATSKIPNITNLSLTPRRILKAAIIGGGLMGSGIATALIMSDITVVLKEVNGKFLDAGINRVKANLQNFVKKGRMTKEDYEKKLSLLSGVLDYEQFRDADVVIEAVIEDILLKQQIFSDLERHCNSNCIFATNTSTIDLKLIGQQTACQDRIVGAHFFSPAHVMPLLEIVRTHQTSAQVIVDLLDVAKKIRKTPIVVGSCTGFAVNRMFFPYVQVAGLLVDYGLDIYHIDRVITQFGMPMGPFRLADLAGFGVAVATTKQYYQSYPERCYKSRLTEIMLEDNRTGESSRRGFYLYDDKRKASPDPDIKKYVEKSRIMAGVAQDPKLMKLTDNDIVEMAFFPVVNEACRVLDEGIALKASDLDVASIMGMGFPSYRGGVMFWADSLGSEYVYKRLDAWSKDYGEFFRPCEYLAWRARRGASLAATVAKPRL from the exons ATGGCTGGGTATGATAGGCCCTCTCTTTTCTGTTCTGCAGTCCTAGCTAGCTTGCAGAGAGACTACAAAGAAGCTCTAAGAAGAAATGATGTCAAGGCAATCGTTCTCACTG GAGCCAAAGGGAGGTTTTCAGCAGGATTTGACATAAATGGATTCACAAATAAGCCAA AAAACGACAAGCCCTGGTCCCTCTCCGTTGATTTTTTGACTGGCATAGTAGAAG ATGCTCGGAAACCGTCAGTTGCTGCCATAGATGGCGTTGCTCTAGGTGGTGGCTTAGAGGTTGCAATG GTTTGCCATGCTCGTGTTTCTACACCGTCAGCTCAATTAGGACTACCTGAACTTACACTTGGTGTCATTCCTGGAATGGGAG GAACGCAACGGTTGCCCCGCCTTGTTGGCCTGCCAAAAGCTCTTGAGATGATGTTG ATGTCAAAGTCTATAAAAGGAGTAGAGGCTCAAAAACTCGGTTTAGTTGATGCCATAGTTCCAGCTAATGAGTTGGTCAGCACCGCCTGTTCGTGTGCTCTGGAAATCCTCGAACAGAAAAGACCATGGTTCAAGAGTCTCCATAGAACTGATAGACTTCCAGATCTTGGGGAAGCAAAGGAAATTCTTAAATTTGCTAGAGTTCAAGCCCAAAAGCAGGCTGCTAATCTTCAACATCCATTAGTTTGCATTGACATTATTGAAGAGGGGATACTTTCTGACCCTCGTGCTGTCCTCATGAAG GAAgtgctctctggaaatatgctccAGCAGTCTCAAACAAGCAAAAGCTTGCGACATGTCTTCTTTGCCCAACGTGCGACTTCAAAG ATTCCAAATATTACCAACTTGAGTTTGACACCACGGAGAATACTGAAGGCAGCCATTATTGGGGGAGGTCTAATGGGATCTGGTATTGCAACTGCACTGATAATGAGTGACATCACGGTAGTCTTGAAAGAAGTTAATGGGAAGTTTTTGGATGCTGGAATTAACAGAgttaaag CCAATTTGCAGAATTTTGTCAAGAAGGGGCGAATGACCAAAGAAGATTATGAAAAGAAACTTTCTCTACTCTCCGGTGTTCTTGACTATGAACAATTTAGAGATGCAGATGTGGTCATTGAG GCAGTCATCGAGGATATATTGCTGAAGCAGCAAATATTCTCTGACCTTGAAAGGCACTGTAACTCTAATTGCATATTTGCCACAAACACTTCAACAATAGACCTGAAGTTAATTGGCCAACAGACGGCTTGTCAAGATCGAATTGTTGGTGCCCATTTCTTCAG TCCAGCTCATGTCATGCCACTATTGGAAATAGTTCGTACTCATCAAACTTCCGCACAAGTTATTGTGGATTTGCTAGATGTGGCAAAAAAGATACGGAAAACACCAATTGTTGTTGGGAGCTGCACTGGGTTTGCTGTCAATAGGATGTTTTTCCCTTACGTTCAGGTGGCTGGTTTGCTGGTTGATTATGGTTTGGATATATATCACATAGATCGTGTGATAACACAGTTTGGAATGCCAATGGGACCTTTCCG ATTAGCTGATCTTGCAGGTTTTGGTGTTGCCGTTGCCACCACAAAGCAATATTATCAAAGTTATCCTGAGAGATGTTATAAATCACGGCTTACTGAAATTATGCTTGAGGACAACAGGACAG GTGAATCTTCTCGTAGGGGCTTTTATCTTTATGATGATAAGCGAAAAGCTTCTCCAGATCCTGATATCAAAAAGTATGTGGAGAAATCAAGAATCATGGCAGGTGTTGCACAAGATCCTAAG CTGATGAAACTAACAGACAACGACATTGTTGAGATGGCCTTTTTCCCTGTGGTGAATGAGGCCTGCCGAGTCCTTGATGAGGGGATTGCTCTGAAAGCATCTGATCTTGATGTAGCTTCCATCATGGGAATGGGCTTTCCTTCTTATAG GGGTGGAGTGATGTTTTGGGCTGACTCTCTCGGGTCGGAATATGTGTACAAGAGATTGGATGCTTGGTCCAAGGATTACGGGGAGTTCTTCAGACCCTGTGAATATTTAGCTTGGAGAGCTCGCCGGGGTGCATCCTTG GCTGCCACAGTTGCGAAACCGCGACTCTAA